The DNA window GGTCACTGCCGTCCTCCCTCGCTCGCTGCGTGGCACTGACAGTCAGTCCCGAGCACGTTCCAACGCGCCCCAGAATCCCTGACGCAGCGCCTCGCGTACTTCGTTGCGCAACAGGTAATCGATTGGCAACACCGATCCTTGCAGCAACCGGGCTTCAAGGTCGGATGGCATGCGTGGCTTGCGGACCAGTACCGCCTCGAGCCACAGCGCCGGCGCGTCACGCGCGATCGACTCGGCGAAGTCGTTGCCCTCCCTGTGGGCGACGTGCACCGCGTCGTCGAGCGTCCGCGCCGACGAGCCTCCCGGCTGGGCGTGGCTCACACGCGGCGTCGGGTTGGTGTAGGGACCATGCTGGACCTGTCGGTCCGAGGGGTGGGGGCCAGTACCGGCCCCTGCGTCCGGTTGGTTCGCAGGGGGGCTGCCGAAGCCGGTCTCAGCTTCCGTACTGGCCCCAATAGTAGGGTTTGGGCCGGTATTACCTCCGTACCCGGGGTGCCCCCCCGTGTTCGGCCCGTACCGGGGGTCCGGTGGGTGCGGGGACTGCCCCGGCGGCGGTTCCTGGTCGTACTGGCCGCCCCGCATGGACGGGTTGGCTCCCGTCGGCGAGTGCCCCGGCGGCCCCTGACCCGGTGGCCCCTGCTGCTGCGGCGGTAGCTGCTGGCCGGTGGGTGGCCCCTGGTGAGGGGAGAGCGGCACCTGCTGCCCGGATGGGGGCTGGTGGTGCTGCGGTTGTCCCTGTTGCGGCGGCATCGGAGGTTGTCCCTGCTGCGGCGGGGGACCCTGTTGCGGTGGAGGGCCCTGCGGGGGCGGGGACTGTCCCGGCCCCGGTGGTTGCGCCTGCGGCCCCGGGCCGTGCCCCTGCGGGGGAGCGTGGTTGCCCTGGGCCATGCCGTGCATACTCGGGTTCGGCCCGGTCCCCGGTGGGAAGCCGCCCTCGTGCCCGGACGGGGTGTTCCCGGCCATCGTCGGGTTCCCGCCGGTGTTCGTGGCGTGCTGGGAGGGGCCGCCACCCGACGGGAAACCGTTGGCGTCAACCCCGCCGGAGGAGTTCCCGGCGCTGTCCACACCACCGTTGGCGTTCGGAGCGAGGTGGTCACCGCCGCGCTGCTGCGCGATGCTCTGCTGCATCGCGCGCAACTGGTCCATCGCGCTGGCGCCCATGCTCTGCTGGGCGCCACTGTTGGCGAGCACCGACTCCAGCCCGTTCGGGGAGGCGGCGGGTTCCACGTGGGAGGAGCCCGGTTGCGCTGTCGCCTGCTGGCGCTCCACCTCGGGACCGCTGTGCGCGACCCCGTTCGCCATGGGGTTGGTGGTCTCCGCGGCGTTGTCCTCCTCCGGGACACCGCCGGAGAGCAGGTTCACATAGGGGCGCAGGTGCCCCGCTCCGATCTCGATGAGGTCGTCGCACTCCCGACGCAGGGCACGGGATATCGTCCAGTTGCCCTCAACGGATATGTGGACGACCGTGGCGCGGACACCGAGGTCCTGCACGTCCGCGACCACCTGCGCCATGTCCTCGTCCCCGCTGACCAGCACAGCGTCACACAGTGCCCCCGCTCGCGCGAGCGTGGTGAGGTCGCGTTGGACATAGCTCTCGACCCCCTCCCGCCGGCCCGGACGGATTCGCGCGGCTCGGAACTTGATCCCGGGAATGTCGGCGATACTGTCCTGCTCCTGGGTACGGCGCCCTTCCGACGTCGCCTCGTACCAGTAGCAGCGCAGCGGCGGCAGTCCGGTGCGGTCGCGCGCCACTTCGTTCAGCAGCCGTGCGAGTCCCGCGTAATCCCATGCCACGGAATCGCGGTTGCGAGTCCCGTGCACAGCCATTGCGCCGTCGGCGAGGAGGTAGCCGGCGTCAACGAACAGCGCGCAGCGATCCACGCGACACCGCCCCCTTCCCATGTTCTGGTCACCCGGGCTGGGGTGGACGCCCGGTCTCTCCAGCGGTCGGCCCCGCAGCCATTAGACGGGGCGGGCCACAGCCTAGCCAAGTATGTGGCGCTTCGCTCGCCACCTTCGGCACACTGGCCCGGTTGCCGACCCGCTTCCGGGACGGGCGCCCCGGAAGCGGGGTGTGCGCGGTGCACTCACCCTCAGGGGCCGTTTCCCGGAGAGTTCCCGGCGCCCGGTGGCCCGGACTGCCCCGCCGACGGCGGTCCGTCTCCCGGCGGCGTCCCCGGGCCCGGACCGTTGCCCGGGGGACCTCCCCCTCCGGGAGGCCCTCCCCCATCCGGCGGGACCCCCCCGGGAGGCCCTCCCCCATCCGGCGGGACCCCCTCGGGAGGTCCTCCCCCGTCCGGGGGGATCCCCTCCGGCGGACCTGCCGCCTCCGGTGGGACGCCGTCCGGAGGTCCCGGCGGCACACCGTCCGGCGGCCCCGGGGGAATACCCTCCGGCTGTCCCACGTCCGGCGGCACGCCCTCCGGCGGGGGGAACTCCGGCTGGGGTTCCTCGGGGGGAGCCTCCTCCGGAGGCGGCTCCTCGGGCGGAGGGTCGTCGGGCGGGGGATCGTCGGCGGGCGGTTCCTCGGGGGGAGGCTCCTCCGGAGGCGGCTCCTCGGGCGGAGGGTCGTCGGCGGGCGGCTCCTCCTCGGGTTCCTCGGGCTCCTCTTCCTCGGGCTCCTCCGGTTCCTGGTTCTGCTGCGGCGCCGCGGCCGGCGGTTCGGCCTCGGGTTCGGAAGCGGGCGGCTCGGAGTTTCCCACCAGGGCGAACGCCGAGGCCGCTGCTGCCGCCGCCACCGCTGCCCCGCCGACGGCGGCCTGCTGCTGACTCTTGGGCATCTGCCCCCACCAGCCGCCGGCCAGTACCCCCGACGGCAGGGACGCCAGGTAGCCGGCGGCGGCCGGACCCGCGATGAGCGGCAGGATGGTCCCGCGCAGGCCGACGTTGACGTCCGCCAGTTCCGCGTACACTTCCCGGCACTCCGCGCAGCCGTCGAGGTGCCGGTCGACCGAGGCGGTGTCGCGTTTGGCCAGACCGCCCCGGACGTAGGAACCCAGCAGCTCCACGACGGGACGGCACCCCTCGGCCGGCGCCCCGCCCGCGAGGTGCATCTGCAGGTAGGCCTGACGCAGTCCCTCCCGGGCGCGGTACGCGAGCGCCGCCACCCCGTTCGCGCTCATGCCCAGCAACGGCGCCGCCGTCGCCGGTTTCACCCCCTCGATCTCGGTGTGCCACAGCACCGACTGCCACCGGTCCGGCAGGGAGAGGAAGGCGCGGGCGATCAGGGACCGCTCCAACCCCTCCAGCGCCGGGTCGGTGAACGGCTCCCCCGAGTCGAACTTCTCCATGTCGTCGGTGACGACCTGGCGCTTCTCCCCCCGGAAACGGTCGTAGACCACGTGCCGCAGCGCGGTGAGCAGGTAGGGCCGGAACCCGTCCGTCGGCCCCCCGCCGCGCTGCACCACCCCGAGGACGCGCGTGAACGTCTCGGCCACGACGTCCTCCACCTCGGCCTCACCGCGCACCAGTTGGCGGGCGAGGCCGCGGGCGGCGTCGGCGTGCCGTTCGTACAGGGTGGCGTAGGCGCCGCTGTCTCCCTCCCGGACGGCTGTGATGAGCTCGTCATCCCCAGCGAGCAGTTCCGTGTCACTGTCCGCCATGTAGTGCCTTCCCGACGGTTCCCGGACCCTCCTCCCCGCGGCGACCGCCGCCCCGGAGACATCGTCGCGAAAAAATATCTCGTATTCGCGTCATAACCGCCACCGATCCGCGTGATTAGGGGTGAGGACGGTTCGGGCGAGCCCGCAACATACGGGGGCGCGGGCACGCCCGAACCGTTGGCGGACGTCGATCACGGGAACGGTTCGTTCATGGGGGGATCCGACATGGACCGTCGGAGGTTGGCCGGCGTAACCCCGGGAGAGACCGGGCGCCGGCTGCGCGTGCTGTGGTGCCACCACAGCCGGCGGCAGGGCTGGGGACCACTGGACGGCTGGTGGACACCGGCCGTGGACGCGGTGTGCACGGCGGCGGCCGTGGGAGGGGACATGGCCGAGGGGTGCGAGCGCTTCGGCCAGGCCCGGGCTCGTTCCGGGGTGTCCCTCGGCGCCACGCTGGACGACTTCGCCGCGCTGGCCAACGTCCTGGGCTGGAACGCGCCGCCGACCGAACTGGTGAAGGCACTGGCCGAGGGGTGGGTCGACGGCGGGAGCACTCCGGACTACTGCCAGGACCCGCTCACGGGGCTGGCGACCGCCACCTACCTGCGGACCAGGTTGAGCGAGCTCTACCGTTCGACCGTCGCCCG is part of the Haloactinospora alba genome and encodes:
- a CDS encoding sigma-70 family RNA polymerase sigma factor, producing the protein MADSDTELLAGDDELITAVREGDSGAYATLYERHADAARGLARQLVRGEAEVEDVVAETFTRVLGVVQRGGGPTDGFRPYLLTALRHVVYDRFRGEKRQVVTDDMEKFDSGEPFTDPALEGLERSLIARAFLSLPDRWQSVLWHTEIEGVKPATAAPLLGMSANGVAALAYRAREGLRQAYLQMHLAGGAPAEGCRPVVELLGSYVRGGLAKRDTASVDRHLDGCAECREVYAELADVNVGLRGTILPLIAGPAAAGYLASLPSGVLAGGWWGQMPKSQQQAAVGGAAVAAAAAASAFALVGNSEPPASEPEAEPPAAAPQQNQEPEEPEEEEPEEPEEEPPADDPPPEEPPPEEPPPEEPPADDPPPDDPPPEEPPPEEAPPEEPQPEFPPPEGVPPDVGQPEGIPPGPPDGVPPGPPDGVPPEAAGPPEGIPPDGGGPPEGVPPDGGGPPGGVPPDGGGPPGGGGPPGNGPGPGTPPGDGPPSAGQSGPPGAGNSPGNGP
- a CDS encoding NYN domain-containing protein; the protein is MDRCALFVDAGYLLADGAMAVHGTRNRDSVAWDYAGLARLLNEVARDRTGLPPLRCYWYEATSEGRRTQEQDSIADIPGIKFRAARIRPGRREGVESYVQRDLTTLARAGALCDAVLVSGDEDMAQVVADVQDLGVRATVVHISVEGNWTISRALRRECDDLIEIGAGHLRPYVNLLSGGVPEEDNAAETTNPMANGVAHSGPEVERQQATAQPGSSHVEPAASPNGLESVLANSGAQQSMGASAMDQLRAMQQSIAQQRGGDHLAPNANGGVDSAGNSSGGVDANGFPSGGGPSQHATNTGGNPTMAGNTPSGHEGGFPPGTGPNPSMHGMAQGNHAPPQGHGPGPQAQPPGPGQSPPPQGPPPQQGPPPQQGQPPMPPQQGQPQHHQPPSGQQVPLSPHQGPPTGQQLPPQQQGPPGQGPPGHSPTGANPSMRGGQYDQEPPPGQSPHPPDPRYGPNTGGHPGYGGNTGPNPTIGASTEAETGFGSPPANQPDAGAGTGPHPSDRQVQHGPYTNPTPRVSHAQPGGSSARTLDDAVHVAHREGNDFAESIARDAPALWLEAVLVRKPRMPSDLEARLLQGSVLPIDYLLRNEVREALRQGFWGALERARD